A stretch of the Teredinibacter haidensis genome encodes the following:
- the nadD gene encoding nicotinate-nucleotide adenylyltransferase, translated as MPDTVVLFGGSFDPVHRGHLQAADEAAQQLGVDKVCLLPCHIPPHKATLKAKPRQRAEMLELAVAEYPRLAIDTWELQQHKPSYTLETLKRYRRELGDSACVIFLMGWDSLQSLPSWYHWRELENLTHFAVWRRPGYCELSPQVLEWLSSREMAIDQIKQRSSGGVCFLQTTPNDVSSTHLRQVVDLDDPAALLIPPAVRRYIYEHKLYTQ; from the coding sequence TTGCCTGACACCGTTGTCCTCTTCGGTGGTAGCTTCGACCCGGTTCATCGGGGGCATTTACAGGCTGCCGATGAGGCCGCCCAGCAGTTGGGGGTTGATAAAGTATGCTTGTTGCCCTGTCATATCCCGCCGCACAAAGCCACGCTGAAGGCCAAACCCCGTCAGCGAGCGGAAATGCTCGAGCTGGCGGTGGCTGAATACCCCCGTTTGGCAATTGATACCTGGGAACTGCAACAGCACAAACCCTCCTATACTTTGGAAACACTAAAGCGTTATCGCCGCGAGCTTGGCGACAGCGCCTGTGTGATTTTTTTAATGGGTTGGGATTCCCTGCAATCGCTGCCGAGCTGGTACCATTGGCGGGAGTTGGAGAATCTAACGCATTTTGCGGTATGGCGGCGGCCGGGTTACTGTGAGTTGTCACCGCAGGTGCTTGAATGGCTGTCTAGCCGAGAAATGGCTATCGATCAAATAAAGCAGCGCAGCAGTGGCGGTGTGTGTTTTTTACAAACAACGCCAAATGACGTGTCTTCCACCCATCTTCGGCAGGTGGTTGATCTTGACGACCCCGCGGCGCTACTGATTCCCCCGGCGGTGCGCCGCTATATTTATGAACATAAGCTTTACACTCAGTAG
- the rsfS gene encoding ribosome silencing factor: MQSELSTIVTNALDDLKGKEIQSLDVTTLSDIMDTLVIATGTSNRHVKSLANNVVVDAKAKGFRPIGVEGMESGEWVLVDFGDMVVHVMLEQTRSFYELEKLWSTEPASRHHQPE; the protein is encoded by the coding sequence ATGCAATCTGAATTATCAACAATCGTAACGAATGCCCTGGACGACTTGAAAGGGAAGGAAATCCAAAGCCTGGATGTCACCACGCTTAGTGATATTATGGATACTCTCGTTATCGCTACCGGCACTTCCAACCGCCATGTGAAATCACTGGCGAATAATGTAGTCGTGGACGCAAAAGCCAAGGGTTTTCGCCCTATTGGTGTAGAGGGTATGGAATCCGGCGAATGGGTACTGGTCGATTTTGGGGATATGGTGGTGCATGTGATGCTGGAGCAAACCCGCTCTTTCTATGAGTTGGAAAAACTTTGGTCCACTGAGCCCGCCTCCCGTCATCACCAACCTGAATAA
- the rlmH gene encoding 23S rRNA (pseudouridine(1915)-N(3))-methyltransferase RlmH — protein MKVYLLTVGSKMPGWVQQGYQEYAKRMPREMETHLVELPLANRSKNTNTQAVKDAEAEQILSAIDSLPGHKHIIALDVLGKNLTTEKLADKMAGWQMEGVCPCLIIGGPDGLAQKVLQMAAEKWSLSGLTLPHPLVRVLIMEQLYRAWTILQNHPYHK, from the coding sequence ATGAAAGTTTATCTGCTAACCGTTGGCAGCAAGATGCCGGGCTGGGTGCAGCAGGGATATCAGGAATACGCCAAGCGCATGCCGCGTGAGATGGAAACCCATCTTGTGGAACTTCCGCTGGCAAATCGTTCTAAAAATACGAACACCCAGGCAGTAAAAGACGCCGAAGCCGAGCAGATTCTCAGTGCGATTGATAGCCTGCCTGGCCATAAACACATTATTGCCCTGGATGTTCTGGGTAAAAATTTAACGACAGAAAAGCTGGCCGACAAAATGGCCGGATGGCAAATGGAAGGTGTCTGCCCTTGCCTGATCATTGGCGGGCCCGACGGTCTAGCGCAAAAAGTCTTGCAAATGGCGGCAGAGAAATGGTCGCTTTCTGGTCTGACCCTACCGCACCCTCTGGTGCGAGTATTGATCATGGAGCAGTTATATCGCGCCTGGACGATTCTTCAAAATCATCCTTATCACAAATAG
- the mrdA gene encoding penicillin-binding protein 2: MIWAGKELHQFKDHHHEARVFGVRLAVSFFLVLILFGVLIARYYKLQVIDYQDYVTRSDRNRIHVRPIPPNRGLIFDAQGELLADNRPTFSLSIVKEHTKDLAKTIDELSALVAIDEGHKENFYKLLRQRRRPFEAVPLRYRLTEDEISIIAVNEFRLTGVEIEAQLTRAYPKGDLYAHTVGYVGRINERELSGFDEETYQSYIGTHSIGKVGLEKFYEKTLLGNVGSENIETNAHGRVLRKLDSIDPSPGKDLHLFINSHLQQVATTELRERRGALVAIDVNNGGVLAMVSAPGYNPNLFVNGISYAEYRELNESQDLPLFNRTIQGQYPPGSTLKPMLGMGALHHQIVNFSTRIVDPGYYQLENDERFYRDWKKGGHGRQVNLRQAIIESCDTFFYDMAFRMGVDRMHSFGSQFGLGVRTRIDLPSERPGLWPSRQWKKENRGMHWFPGDSLNVSIGQGDVLTTPLQMAVMTATLASRGKHIQPRLVKKIGGDETEMVVEHLVQVDDLYWDFVLSAMEGVVHNPRGTANRIGRGAKYRMAGKTGTAQVVGIAQDEEYDAEKLNERNWDHALYIGFAPIENPQIAAAIIVENGEHGSSAAAPIARKLFDAYFEQFPLDKILGQVAQ; encoded by the coding sequence ATGATTTGGGCAGGAAAAGAACTGCATCAATTTAAAGATCACCACCACGAAGCCCGGGTGTTTGGGGTGCGGCTGGCCGTCAGTTTTTTTCTGGTTCTTATTCTCTTTGGAGTACTGATTGCTCGCTACTACAAATTGCAGGTAATCGATTATCAGGATTACGTCACCCGTTCCGATCGCAATCGCATTCATGTTCGCCCTATTCCACCTAACCGAGGGCTGATCTTTGATGCTCAGGGTGAGTTGCTGGCGGATAACCGCCCGACTTTTTCGCTTTCTATCGTAAAAGAACATACCAAAGATTTAGCAAAAACGATCGATGAGTTAAGTGCTCTGGTAGCTATCGACGAGGGGCATAAGGAAAACTTTTACAAGTTGTTACGTCAGCGCCGCCGCCCCTTCGAGGCTGTGCCTTTGCGCTACCGTCTCACCGAAGATGAAATATCTATTATTGCCGTTAATGAGTTTCGTTTAACCGGTGTCGAAATCGAGGCGCAGTTAACCCGCGCATACCCCAAAGGGGATTTGTATGCCCATACGGTGGGTTACGTCGGTCGAATCAATGAGCGGGAGTTAAGTGGTTTCGACGAAGAAACCTACCAGAGCTATATCGGTACTCACAGTATAGGTAAGGTCGGTCTGGAGAAATTTTACGAAAAAACATTACTGGGTAATGTGGGCAGTGAGAATATCGAAACTAATGCCCATGGCCGAGTATTGCGCAAGCTGGACTCCATCGACCCCTCCCCGGGAAAGGATCTTCACCTGTTTATTAACTCGCATTTGCAACAGGTTGCGACCACGGAATTACGCGAGCGTCGCGGTGCCCTAGTGGCAATAGATGTTAATAATGGCGGGGTATTGGCAATGGTGAGCGCACCAGGTTACAACCCCAACTTATTTGTGAATGGCATTAGTTATGCTGAATATCGCGAACTGAATGAGTCGCAGGATTTGCCGCTGTTTAATCGCACCATTCAAGGTCAGTATCCGCCAGGGTCGACACTTAAACCCATGCTCGGCATGGGGGCGTTGCACCACCAAATCGTAAATTTTTCCACCAGAATTGTCGACCCGGGTTATTATCAATTGGAAAATGATGAGCGTTTTTATCGCGACTGGAAAAAAGGTGGTCATGGTCGGCAGGTAAATTTGCGGCAGGCTATTATCGAATCCTGTGATACCTTTTTTTACGATATGGCGTTTCGCATGGGCGTGGACCGAATGCATTCTTTTGGCAGTCAGTTTGGTTTGGGGGTGCGCACCCGTATTGATCTTCCCAGCGAGCGCCCCGGTTTATGGCCCTCGCGACAATGGAAAAAAGAAAACCGCGGTATGCACTGGTTTCCTGGCGATAGCTTAAACGTGAGTATCGGCCAGGGCGATGTGTTGACAACACCCTTGCAGATGGCGGTTATGACGGCCACATTGGCTTCGCGAGGCAAACACATTCAGCCGCGATTGGTGAAAAAAATCGGTGGTGACGAAACCGAAATGGTGGTGGAACATCTTGTGCAAGTGGACGATCTCTATTGGGATTTTGTGCTCTCTGCAATGGAAGGAGTAGTACACAATCCAAGGGGGACGGCAAACCGTATTGGCCGCGGAGCAAAATACCGAATGGCGGGTAAGACCGGTACTGCGCAGGTAGTGGGTATTGCGCAGGATGAAGAATACGATGCGGAAAAGCTGAACGAGCGCAATTGGGATCACGCGCTTTATATTGGTTTTGCACCGATCGAAAACCCTCAAATCGCTGCGGCTATTATTGTCGAAAATGGCGAGCATGGTTCCAGTGCGGCGGCCCCAATTGCGAGAAAATTATTTGATGCCTACTTCGAGCAATTTCCTTTGGACAAAATTCTGGGGCAGGTTGCGCAATGA
- the rodA gene encoding rod shape-determining protein RodA codes for MKGGSNDFVRQLPDSKQQFSRAKGMWQRVHLDPFLLLLLLLLTCYGLIVLYSASGQQEWMIRRQIAFFSVAYVAMFITAQLDMQMLRRWSPWFYIGGVVLLLLVFVVGVGAKGAQRWLSLGFMRFQPSEVMKIAVPIAAAAYFSSRSLPPRFKDIVACLIIITLPAILIFRQPDLGTAILIFASGIIVLFLAGLPWRYIIGSVLILAASIYPMWTWVMESYQKQRVLTLLDPEADKLGAGWNIIQSKTAIGSGGLQGKGLFNGTQSQLDFLPESHTDFIIAVMAEEFGLIGVLLLISLYLLVIGRGLFIAVSAQNMFSRLLAGSITLTFFVYVFVNIGMVAGMLPVVGVPLPLVSLGGTSIVTLMTGFGILMAIATEKKRPS; via the coding sequence ATGAAGGGAGGTAGTAATGATTTTGTCCGGCAGTTACCGGATTCTAAGCAACAATTTTCTCGCGCCAAAGGGATGTGGCAGCGTGTTCATCTGGACCCATTTCTACTCCTTCTGTTGTTATTGCTAACCTGTTATGGACTTATCGTACTGTATAGCGCGAGCGGGCAGCAGGAGTGGATGATTCGCCGCCAGATAGCCTTTTTCTCCGTAGCCTACGTCGCTATGTTTATCACCGCCCAGCTGGACATGCAGATGTTGCGTCGCTGGTCGCCCTGGTTTTACATCGGGGGTGTGGTGCTACTATTGTTGGTTTTTGTTGTTGGCGTGGGCGCAAAGGGTGCTCAGCGCTGGTTAAGTTTGGGCTTTATGCGGTTTCAGCCATCAGAGGTGATGAAAATTGCCGTACCTATAGCCGCTGCAGCGTATTTTTCCTCGCGCAGTTTGCCGCCGCGGTTTAAAGATATTGTTGCCTGCCTCATTATTATTACGCTTCCTGCAATTCTGATTTTTCGTCAGCCAGACCTCGGCACGGCAATATTGATCTTTGCTTCGGGAATTATCGTGTTGTTCTTAGCGGGTTTGCCCTGGCGTTATATCATCGGCAGTGTACTGATCTTAGCCGCCAGCATTTACCCGATGTGGACCTGGGTGATGGAGTCTTACCAGAAACAGCGGGTGCTGACTTTGCTAGACCCGGAGGCCGACAAGCTGGGCGCGGGCTGGAATATTATTCAATCTAAGACGGCGATTGGTTCGGGTGGTCTGCAGGGTAAAGGCCTGTTTAATGGCACCCAGTCGCAGCTGGATTTTCTCCCTGAAAGTCATACGGATTTTATTATCGCGGTGATGGCCGAAGAGTTTGGATTAATTGGGGTTTTGCTTTTAATCAGTCTATATTTATTGGTGATTGGCCGGGGCTTATTTATTGCGGTAAGCGCACAAAATATGTTTAGCCGCCTTTTGGCTGGGAGTATTACGCTGACATTTTTTGTCTATGTGTTTGTAAATATTGGAATGGTGGCTGGTATGCTGCCGGTTGTGGGTGTACCGTTGCCGCTCGTGAGTTTGGGTGGAACCTCGATTGTAACTCTGATGACGGGCTTTGGTATTTTGATGGCCATAGCGACTGAGAAGAAACGACCGAGTTAA
- the mltB gene encoding lytic murein transglycosylase B codes for MSVKLFRSLVVVISLVSAVSLPVSADYSTHPKAESFIHRMVNEHGFDAVEVKAWLAAAEKKQSILDAISRPAEKTKPWKDYRKIFLGQDRIDQGVQFWNDNRETLRRASEQLGVDEQVIVAIIGVETRYGRHTGKFRVIDALATLGFDYEPRAKFFGKELEHFLLLAREQKQDPLSLKGSYAGAMGYGQFIPSSYRSYAIDFDGDKVADIWNNPVDAIGSVANYFKVHRWEKGEIVFSRARIKSEYDKSVLNERVRPHYSLNDVADLGFTPINTQLSGAEKVVPLVYEGSHGKEFWLGFDNYYVITRYNRSQLYAMAVWQLSEELRYAYERQLH; via the coding sequence ATGTCTGTAAAGTTATTTCGTTCTCTTGTTGTTGTGATTTCACTGGTGTCAGCTGTTAGCCTTCCTGTCTCCGCCGACTATTCCACCCACCCAAAAGCCGAGAGCTTTATTCATCGCATGGTGAATGAACATGGTTTTGATGCGGTGGAAGTTAAAGCCTGGCTAGCCGCCGCAGAAAAGAAACAATCCATTCTTGATGCTATTTCACGTCCGGCAGAGAAAACCAAGCCCTGGAAGGATTACCGTAAGATATTTCTCGGTCAGGACCGAATTGATCAAGGTGTACAGTTCTGGAATGATAACCGTGAAACATTGCGGCGTGCGTCTGAGCAGCTGGGTGTGGATGAACAGGTGATTGTCGCCATTATTGGTGTTGAGACCCGATACGGTCGGCACACCGGGAAATTTCGAGTGATCGACGCCTTGGCAACACTGGGTTTTGATTACGAGCCGAGAGCAAAGTTTTTCGGTAAAGAGCTGGAACATTTTCTGCTCTTGGCTCGCGAGCAAAAGCAAGACCCTCTAAGCTTAAAAGGTTCCTATGCCGGTGCTATGGGTTATGGCCAGTTTATCCCCAGTAGCTATCGCAGCTACGCCATCGACTTTGATGGCGATAAAGTAGCGGATATTTGGAACAATCCGGTGGACGCCATTGGTAGTGTGGCCAATTACTTTAAAGTCCACCGCTGGGAAAAAGGTGAGATTGTCTTTAGTCGCGCGCGTATAAAAAGTGAATACGATAAGAGCGTACTTAACGAAAGAGTACGCCCCCACTATAGCTTGAATGATGTAGCTGATCTGGGTTTTACACCGATTAATACTCAGTTAAGCGGCGCAGAAAAGGTTGTGCCGCTGGTATACGAAGGCAGCCACGGCAAGGAATTTTGGTTGGGTTTCGATAACTATTACGTTATTACACGCTATAACCGCAGCCAGCTTTACGCTATGGCGGTGTGGCAGTTGAGTGAGGAATTGCGCTACGCCTACGAGCGCCAGTTGCACTGA
- a CDS encoding septal ring lytic transglycosylase RlpA family protein, with translation MIIRVVFQCLLPVLLACLCACEAPSVYTMKEDAGPSQSMGVDHIPDAVPRYEPRTIAGNKSPYKVLGKTYHVLASPEKYKAEGMASWYGKKFHGHKTSNGEIYNMYGMTAAHKTLPIPSYVRVTNRNNGHSVIVRVNDRGPFHGHRVIDLTYTAAKKLGFVEKGTAPVVVEYIDPASYQKVASANAPARTAPSSQGETPAPTPAHSGGYGIPGNTFLQVGAFGQRETAERLQQKLQALTAYPVHIYFPDNARLYRVRIGPLKDSLDLLALREKLVNNQLHDAHVVYQ, from the coding sequence ATGATTATTCGTGTAGTTTTCCAGTGTTTGCTTCCTGTTCTTCTCGCCTGTCTGTGTGCCTGTGAGGCGCCCAGCGTTTATACGATGAAAGAGGATGCAGGGCCATCCCAGTCCATGGGGGTGGATCATATTCCCGATGCCGTTCCGCGTTACGAGCCCCGTACTATTGCTGGCAACAAAAGCCCATACAAAGTGCTGGGTAAAACCTATCATGTACTGGCCTCGCCGGAGAAATATAAAGCGGAGGGAATGGCGTCTTGGTACGGCAAAAAATTTCACGGGCACAAAACCTCCAACGGCGAAATTTACAATATGTACGGTATGACAGCCGCACATAAAACGTTACCCATTCCCAGTTATGTCCGTGTGACCAATCGCAATAATGGCCACTCGGTGATTGTGCGAGTCAATGACCGTGGGCCGTTTCACGGTCATCGCGTTATCGATTTAACCTACACGGCGGCGAAAAAGCTGGGCTTTGTGGAGAAGGGAACGGCACCGGTGGTCGTGGAGTATATTGATCCTGCGAGCTACCAAAAAGTGGCTTCCGCCAACGCTCCGGCCAGAACCGCCCCGAGCTCACAGGGCGAGACGCCAGCCCCTACACCGGCCCATTCGGGTGGCTACGGTATTCCAGGCAACACCTTTTTACAGGTGGGAGCTTTTGGTCAGAGAGAAACAGCGGAAAGGCTGCAGCAAAAATTACAGGCGCTTACCGCATACCCGGTACACATATATTTTCCGGATAACGCCCGTTTGTATCGCGTACGTATTGGGCCACTAAAAGATAGTCTTGATCTATTGGCGCTTCGCGAAAAACTGGTGAACAATCAGTTGCACGATGCCCATGTGGTTTATCAGTAA
- a CDS encoding GGDEF domain-containing protein — protein sequence MITIENKRLTAFNRSLLQHKKQLVSYAFLALVVAIALSFSRLLVTSWSILDYGQLSLSLAAITGWFCRDKLSLQVLAIGLLALLFCFVIITLFQLGLISAALPVLVAALIISTIIFNHFTGLGLALLAMAILIPGSYLYLPTSFQQWNEGVGRYLFGVTITLSSVALLPPIIFFLAKSKNHVDTFLSNIKQEHALPRNIQYDPLTGLPVLQITLDRLHHELDRSKRDGKLGAVMVIDVDDFNSVNERYGSEAGDMLLRTLAARVASVVRAVDTLSRVGGDTFVAIFADQVKHEQIHLIARKLLATINNPISFNDKSIETHASIGISLFPEHSVRPQDLIALADKAVEQVKNKGGDNYAISSVDL from the coding sequence ATGATAACAATCGAAAATAAGCGGCTCACGGCATTCAACCGTTCCCTGCTCCAGCATAAAAAACAGTTAGTATCATATGCCTTTTTAGCCTTGGTCGTGGCTATTGCGCTAAGTTTCAGTCGGCTTCTGGTGACAAGCTGGTCGATTCTAGACTACGGTCAACTGAGCCTGAGCTTGGCTGCCATAACGGGCTGGTTCTGTCGGGACAAACTATCCCTGCAAGTCTTGGCCATCGGCCTGCTGGCGTTACTTTTTTGTTTTGTCATTATCACCCTATTTCAGTTAGGCCTGATCAGTGCGGCACTGCCGGTACTTGTTGCCGCCCTTATTATTAGCACCATAATCTTTAACCATTTCACGGGCTTAGGCCTTGCACTGCTCGCCATGGCAATACTGATTCCCGGCAGCTACCTGTATCTGCCAACCAGCTTTCAGCAATGGAACGAAGGCGTAGGACGCTATCTTTTCGGCGTAACCATTACCCTGTCCTCAGTGGCTCTGCTCCCACCTATTATCTTTTTTCTGGCCAAAAGTAAAAATCATGTCGACACGTTTTTATCCAATATCAAACAGGAACACGCCCTACCCCGCAATATCCAGTACGATCCTTTAACCGGCCTACCAGTCCTGCAAATAACGCTGGACCGGCTTCACCACGAACTGGATCGCAGCAAGCGAGATGGCAAACTGGGTGCGGTAATGGTGATAGATGTGGACGATTTCAACAGCGTTAACGAGCGTTACGGAAGTGAAGCTGGCGATATGCTATTGCGCACGCTGGCGGCACGCGTTGCCAGTGTGGTTCGGGCCGTCGATACCCTCAGCCGGGTTGGTGGAGATACCTTTGTGGCCATTTTCGCCGACCAGGTTAAGCACGAGCAGATTCACCTGATCGCTAGAAAATTGCTAGCCACCATAAACAACCCAATCAGCTTTAACGACAAGAGTATCGAAACTCACGCGAGTATCGGCATATCACTTTTCCCCGAGCATTCCGTCCGGCCACAAGATTTAATAGCCCTCGCTGATAAGGCCGTTGAGCAGGTTAAAAATAAGGGTGGCGATAACTACGCTATTTCCTCAGTCGACCTGTAA
- a CDS encoding glycoside hydrolase family 9 protein, producing the protein MAALRQFNLLVLATFSLTLVACGSGGDGNSSVSSSSSSSSSSVSTTERIKLNQIGYLPAAQKVAIVPDVAATAFTLVNQAGEVVYNGNLPAAQTWAPAEESVKIADFSDFSTPGAYYITVEGVQNSDGFSISDTVYSDVHDAAIKAYYFNRSSSELQAQHAGDWARAAGHPDTNVLVHGSAVSAERPEGTSISSSKGWYDAGDYNKYIVNSGISTYTLLAAYEHFPAFYADREWNIPESGGDLPDLLDEVLWNLDWMETMQDPNDGGVYHKLTTLSFSGGVMPAAATAQRYVVAKGTSATLNFAAVMATASRVFKPIDSSKAAAYLAAAERAWDWAIANPEKAFTNPSDVKTGEYGDGELNDEFAWAAAELFISTQEASYLAEFQKRNAASGVPSWGYVSPLAYISLVQHAETMVGSDDYSSFQSSLVSTADELESLYRSSAYRVSMQVSNFGWGSNSDALNQAMMLVQAWRITGEQKYRDAALGLVDYALGKNPTDYSYVTGYGARPPMGIHHRQSHADSVDAPVPGFLSGGPNPGQQDGCNYTSNVPAKSFVDDWCSYASNEVTINWNAPLVYVLAAVQAM; encoded by the coding sequence ATGGCAGCACTAAGGCAATTTAACCTTCTGGTTTTGGCCACTTTTTCACTAACGTTAGTTGCTTGTGGCTCAGGCGGGGACGGCAACAGTTCTGTTAGCAGTAGTTCCAGCTCATCAAGCTCTTCGGTATCGACAACCGAGCGGATTAAACTGAATCAGATAGGTTATTTACCTGCCGCTCAAAAAGTAGCGATTGTGCCAGATGTGGCGGCCACTGCCTTTACTCTCGTAAATCAAGCCGGTGAAGTTGTGTATAACGGTAATTTACCGGCGGCCCAAACCTGGGCTCCGGCCGAAGAGTCGGTCAAAATCGCAGATTTTTCCGACTTTTCAACTCCGGGCGCTTACTACATAACCGTAGAGGGGGTGCAGAACTCTGATGGTTTTAGCATTTCCGATACGGTGTACAGTGATGTTCATGATGCGGCGATAAAGGCTTACTACTTTAACCGCTCCAGTTCAGAGTTACAGGCTCAGCATGCGGGCGATTGGGCTCGGGCTGCGGGTCACCCCGACACGAATGTATTGGTTCACGGTTCTGCCGTTTCTGCGGAGCGCCCCGAAGGTACCTCCATTTCTAGCTCAAAGGGTTGGTACGACGCGGGCGATTACAATAAGTATATTGTGAACTCCGGTATTTCCACCTACACCTTACTTGCTGCCTACGAGCATTTCCCTGCTTTTTATGCCGACCGGGAGTGGAATATTCCTGAGTCTGGCGGCGATCTGCCCGATTTGTTAGACGAAGTGCTTTGGAATCTGGACTGGATGGAAACCATGCAGGACCCCAACGATGGCGGCGTATATCATAAACTGACGACGCTTAGCTTTTCTGGTGGTGTTATGCCCGCTGCGGCAACCGCTCAGCGCTATGTGGTCGCAAAAGGCACCTCCGCAACCTTAAATTTTGCGGCGGTAATGGCTACTGCCAGCCGGGTATTTAAGCCGATCGATTCAAGCAAAGCCGCGGCCTATCTCGCCGCAGCGGAAAGAGCCTGGGATTGGGCGATAGCAAATCCCGAAAAGGCTTTCACCAACCCCAGTGATGTTAAAACCGGTGAATATGGTGATGGTGAGTTGAACGATGAGTTCGCATGGGCGGCGGCGGAGCTGTTTATTTCGACGCAAGAGGCTAGTTATCTAGCCGAATTCCAGAAACGAAACGCGGCCTCCGGTGTACCAAGTTGGGGTTACGTTTCACCCCTTGCGTATATCTCTCTGGTTCAGCACGCAGAAACCATGGTTGGTTCAGATGATTACAGCAGCTTCCAGAGCAGCTTGGTTAGCACTGCGGACGAACTTGAGAGTTTGTACCGTTCTTCCGCATACCGGGTTTCTATGCAGGTTTCTAACTTCGGCTGGGGAAGCAATAGCGACGCATTGAATCAGGCGATGATGCTGGTACAGGCATGGCGCATAACGGGTGAGCAGAAGTACCGTGATGCAGCGCTTGGCCTGGTGGACTACGCCCTGGGTAAAAACCCGACTGACTATTCCTACGTAACAGGCTACGGTGCTCGTCCGCCAATGGGTATTCATCATCGTCAATCCCATGCGGACTCTGTCGATGCACCGGTTCCCGGATTCCTTTCAGGTGGCCCAAACCCTGGTCAGCAGGATGGCTGTAACTACACTTCGAATGTGCCCGCGAAATCCTTTGTTGACGATTGGTGTAGCTATGCCTCTAACGAGGTTACCATCAACTGGAACGCGCCTTTGGTCTATGTGTTAGCCGCTGTGCAGGCAATGTAA
- a CDS encoding D-alanyl-D-alanine carboxypeptidase family protein, which yields MRSILPRAASCLLKLAIILVAFPVFAAQVIIPAPPQLAASAYLLVDADTGKVIVEHNADEQLPPASLTKMMTSYIVSEEIATGRLKDTDLVHVSDDAWRRGGTKSGSSTMFLKARSEVPVIDLLRGVIIQSGNDASIALAQHVAGSEQAFADVMNQQAQLLGMTSSNFRNATGWPAEGHMTTARDLAVLARALINDHPEHYALYSERFFKHNGISQPNRNKLLFTNKFVDGLKTGHTQEAGYCLVASSVRDNMRLVSVVMGARSESSRATESQKLLAYGFRYYQTHKLYSAGDVLGTARVWGGDPQQLTLTIADDIEATIPRGAQDKVKAEIQIDAAIEAPVAKGQVLGKLLVALDDDALVEADLVAATDIAEAGLFDSLWDSVVRLFEE from the coding sequence ATGCGATCTATACTCCCGCGTGCTGCCTCCTGTTTGTTAAAACTGGCCATTATTCTCGTGGCCTTCCCTGTGTTTGCGGCTCAGGTGATTATTCCCGCGCCGCCACAGTTGGCTGCGAGCGCCTACCTGCTGGTAGATGCCGATACCGGGAAAGTCATTGTCGAGCACAATGCTGACGAGCAGCTTCCTCCGGCCAGCCTGACAAAAATGATGACCAGCTATATTGTGTCGGAAGAAATTGCCACGGGTCGATTAAAAGATACCGATCTGGTGCATGTCAGCGATGATGCCTGGCGACGGGGCGGCACCAAAAGTGGCAGTTCAACCATGTTTTTGAAAGCGCGTAGCGAAGTGCCGGTTATTGACCTGCTACGCGGTGTAATTATTCAGTCTGGCAATGATGCGTCCATAGCTCTGGCCCAGCATGTGGCTGGCAGTGAGCAGGCCTTTGCCGATGTAATGAACCAGCAGGCGCAATTGCTGGGTATGACGAGCAGTAATTTCCGTAATGCAACCGGTTGGCCTGCAGAAGGCCATATGACCACCGCGCGGGATCTCGCTGTTCTAGCACGCGCACTGATTAACGACCACCCGGAACACTATGCCCTGTATTCGGAAAGATTCTTTAAGCATAACGGCATCAGCCAGCCCAATCGCAACAAGCTGCTGTTTACCAACAAGTTTGTTGATGGTTTGAAAACCGGACATACACAAGAAGCGGGTTACTGCCTGGTGGCGTCGTCGGTACGCGACAATATGCGTTTGGTTTCGGTCGTAATGGGCGCTCGTTCAGAAAGCTCGCGCGCGACGGAATCGCAAAAACTGCTGGCTTACGGCTTTCGCTACTATCAAACCCACAAACTCTACAGTGCTGGCGATGTGTTGGGCACCGCTCGGGTATGGGGCGGCGATCCGCAACAGCTAACCCTCACGATCGCAGACGATATTGAGGCTACTATTCCCCGCGGCGCGCAGGACAAAGTAAAAGCTGAAATTCAGATCGATGCGGCCATCGAGGCTCCCGTCGCCAAGGGACAGGTTCTGGGCAAATTGTTAGTGGCCTTGGATGATGATGCTCTGGTGGAAGCTGATTTGGTTGCGGCTACCGATATTGCCGAAGCGGGATTGTTCGATAGTCTGTGGGATTCCGTTGTGCGACTGTTTGAGGAGTAA
- a CDS encoding YbeD family protein: MSDTPLEPPKIEFPCPDYPIKCMGEASAGYREAVLNVMEIHAAGFNIDKVSVRDSRKGTFQSVTVFITATGEEQLQAIFDDLKKLPETKMVL; encoded by the coding sequence GTGAGCGATACCCCTCTCGAGCCGCCAAAGATTGAATTCCCCTGTCCTGATTATCCTATCAAATGTATGGGCGAAGCCTCCGCAGGTTACCGTGAAGCTGTATTGAATGTGATGGAAATTCACGCGGCTGGTTTTAATATCGACAAGGTGTCTGTGCGTGATAGCCGTAAGGGCACCTTTCAGTCGGTAACCGTTTTTATCACCGCAACGGGTGAGGAGCAGTTGCAGGCCATTTTCGACGATTTAAAAAAATTGCCCGAAACCAAAATGGTGTTATAG